From one Chloroflexota bacterium genomic stretch:
- a CDS encoding Holliday junction resolvase, whose amino-acid sequence MDVVALVIVIITVAAILGILLVYFTTRYRYENKFRHWQEEVWLKWEEEREKAVREAVTQSRAVLGGKFTEQMAPYLPEFKYDPTEARFIGSPIDLIVFPGLSRGEPEEIVIMEIKSGRSAQLTPQERKIRQLIEDGMVRWELLQKPQEVES is encoded by the coding sequence ATGGATGTCGTTGCCCTAGTCATTGTCATAATAACCGTCGCCGCGATTCTGGGTATCCTGCTCGTGTACTTCACCACCCGCTACCGATATGAAAATAAGTTCAGGCACTGGCAGGAAGAGGTGTGGTTGAAGTGGGAAGAGGAAAGGGAAAAGGCGGTCCGCGAGGCTGTGACACAGAGTCGGGCGGTGCTGGGGGGCAAGTTCACCGAACAGATGGCGCCCTACCTTCCCGAGTTCAAATATGACCCCACCGAAGCCCGCTTCATCGGCAGCCCGATAGATTTAATCGTTTTCCCGGGCCTTTCCCGCGGCGAGCCGGAGGAAATCGTCATCATGGAGATAAAGTCCGGTCGGAGCGCGCAGCTCACCCCTCAGGAGCGAAAAATCCGCCAGCTTATCGAGGACGGCATGGTGCGCTGGGAACTGCTGCAGAAGCCTCAGGAGGTAGAGTCATAA